From Planifilum fulgidum:
TCGGAACCCGTCCGCTCGCTTTTTGAGTCAAAGGTCTTCTCCTCCCCCGGAACTTGCTTTTGCTGCATTACAGGTCCATTGTACCGAAAAATCGCGGGCCCGTCCCGACTGTCCAGCGGTTTGACCGGCTCCGGGGATCCAGGAATCCCGTGCGGCATCCCTCTATCGGCATCCCGCGGGAAACAAAAAAGAAATCCCCAGGACTCGCCCTGTCCCCCGCCTTCGCAGATCCCCGGCGAGGCACCCTGCGGACCGGGATTTCACCCGCGACGGGTGCCGGGAGGACGCGGTCTCCCGGTCTCTTTTTTGACGGCCTCCGCCGGCCCCGGCCTTAGATCTTCTTGGCCTCCACAATCAATTCGCTGCTTTGGCGATCGAAGGGACGACCCCTGAAATCGCCGTAACGCCTTACCACCTGAAATCCGGCCAACCGCAGGAGATGAAAAAGCTCCGCCGGATAGATGTACCGGAACCAGAAGACGGTCCGCCGCCGCTCCAGGGAGCGGCCTTCTCCGTCAAAACGCTCCAGGTGGCGAACGACGCGGGCCCTTTGGAGAAAGTGATCAAATTCCGTCCAGTCATATACGTCCACGGAATGGTCGCATCCGGGCACCGGAAAGGAGCCCCGGTACGTCATGCGGCGGTCCTGTTCGACCAAATCGGACACCTTCGGGACGAAGACGTTGAAGGCGAACAGCCCGTCCTCCTCCAGGTGCCGGCGAACCGCCGCCAAGGCGGCCAGTTGCTCCTTCACCGTCATCAGATGAAGAAAGGAGCGATAGGGGATGATGATCAGAGGGAAACGCTCTCCCAGATCAAAGCGGCTCATATCTCCCTCCACCCAGCGAATCCGGTCGGAAAGGCCCATCTCATCGGCTTTTTTCCGGGCCCGATCCAGCATCGCCGGGGAGAGGTCCAGACCCGTCACTTCGATGCCGGCCCGGGCGATGGCCAAACTGCATCGGCCCGTGCCGCACCCCAGCTCCAACACCGGCCCCCCGCTCTTTTCGGCCAGGCCCACATAATAGGCGATGTCCCCGTCCAGGCCGGTGGAGATCCAATCGTAATACTCCGGAAGGGAATAGGCGCTGACTTCGCTCAAGGGCTTCCCCTCCCTGTCCGGATCAGGAAAGATGTTCCTTCACAAAGGCCAGCGCGTCTTCCACGTGGCCGTCCACTTTGACCTTGCGGTAAATCTTGGCCAGGCGCCCCTCCTTGTCGATAATGAACGTGGAGCGTTCGATTCCCCATTTCTTTTTGCCGAACATGTTTTTTTCCTTGTACACCCCGTACTTCTTGGACACCTCCGCCTCGGTGTCGGAAAGAAGCAGGAAGGGCAGGTTGTATTTCCGGATAAATTTTTCGTGAGATTGAAGATCATCCAGGCTGACGCCTAAAATCACCGTGTCCAGTTCGGAGAAATCGCCGGCCCTGTCGCGAAAATCGCAGGCCTC
This genomic window contains:
- a CDS encoding class I SAM-dependent methyltransferase, with product MSEVSAYSLPEYYDWISTGLDGDIAYYVGLAEKSGGPVLELGCGTGRCSLAIARAGIEVTGLDLSPAMLDRARKKADEMGLSDRIRWVEGDMSRFDLGERFPLIIIPYRSFLHLMTVKEQLAALAAVRRHLEEDGLFAFNVFVPKVSDLVEQDRRMTYRGSFPVPGCDHSVDVYDWTEFDHFLQRARVVRHLERFDGEGRSLERRRTVFWFRYIYPAELFHLLRLAGFQVVRRYGDFRGRPFDRQSSELIVEAKKI
- the bcp gene encoding thioredoxin-dependent thiol peroxidase — protein: MLQEGDMAPDFTLPASNGEQVSLSDFRGKKNVILYFYPKDNTPGCTAEACDFRDRAGDFSELDTVILGVSLDDLQSHEKFIRKYNLPFLLLSDTEAEVSKKYGVYKEKNMFGKKKWGIERSTFIIDKEGRLAKIYRKVKVDGHVEDALAFVKEHLS